The following proteins come from a genomic window of Anopheles ziemanni chromosome 3, idAnoZiCoDA_A2_x.2, whole genome shotgun sequence:
- the LOC131285347 gene encoding protein rotatin homolog, protein MAIVINQLMLDKLVHEIKEIRIRTLQDVDNKLKRALWDHVEIKFSAPALFKNLIRWFGHYPIYEEVVVLKLMSLLLASEYATEIVQFFTAERIIKELNKIRYLLGTESEHLMLVEFIIQQVGVFKPGPAKSLERDGLADLETEMANMDLASEGPACRLQAILDELESRWTDKETLYTNDWEIPTNAVASRLESFNDSLLMDDHEKSLQLGLSYVIPYTKNYPAEFFLRPPYICLSLVRLVRLRRVSIRAGFEMLLHLLEALRKRVRQRCTAAMYMPPESTDAKEKSQLSICAFVYELLMLGTELLKENSSDLDLMASNMIFLVFHNAMSFSLPDACSMMENFPATRFAEVRNELGYLLKHFRQEWESNSKNSNARLRHRMVLQTMVDLIDHWNKVHDNNNKGATNVGPATSEAGKYNPSDFATMNSTGHQRALEEMDDTWLHEVHLALLDYPLQKACPDTYQHLLLLTAIAKGDMQRIRILGAVPSLLESVVELIRSGPAAALELSHNELVALSPNAIKMAFLHRSFGLIRMIMNALGRCASSITEDCPLWDTVETLTINLLAERDDEIRCEVYDVCLEMVKKCAAALDECTILKLPKLAKNLPPKLRAIGIPLSLQILTEIICFGYTSPNSKIRQCAEMILLILCNGKMYLGVKWADLQEILVPVMPILQMAVVGSEETQIRKTVIGMLHPDFGLPWLVMLQGNLRLLFHEDRTLRQEAMSRVLFLLTTVEQPDKRMIPRLEHISDTIPHDLCLVKYPYDPPRPRMTHEKSQDSVPTLLAILESEDSEPGLRRSTLVQLNRMAADPEICELIHNLSGWVPVLKALSNSLREDHCHDAPQSAIPAVGILTKLCFTVLTFRRFLGSNENAYTLIVRSLLCYHHNPEFRAECVALVYLLLFADCSIGSGVMVSLPALFRNPSFRLPFLCLFHWEYSPFRLVNLIEILTQGRAVGEHELQLDWGSGSILRVDERTLLQQVRLDGGYPRLGDELPNLTAGSTSVSWSSTYREYLMRYIRFAFADLWFGGLDKVLKAIKNHRKQNGTTTAADLAPIEYSGRGVAGTPIFGFNRDLRLTKQDLRWLKIVDNASTLRKVVRRITTAKTHKDVYGYLATLEANMFFPTNSTECLPDEQITIDTLQRYFLAPPTTNADQQLLVVVLSTVGNMIEYGEDKILGWVIGMLSAEGENLFIKLLRSETTCIELYAKTVRFLRVVLLALVRNYLISDDRHQQQTIDKAMMESVWDVQMFHAVGQQMDHELQVGNFGRVFLLVGLLEVLSGHVARKCLDVAQIVPKMLQYIRETRSTSYTGSTIVLSSLVAIRELIGSTTVILKPAHFRLLSTLCGHSCPLIRTCAWNVLARLATKEANAKMIVQDCDYLPGGIHACCVSTLLDEREACLVRESAACLLTNLFSHLVDRDGVVWEVVLPQDCAFADQPRDPKDPLALVKVLLAKQDFFRQSVRSLQHYVPKHYLTDSGRCAIPVQGPIVSAELVQAYAIIYRSLLEMSPTVFGPLIFEKGCLQGLLNCIAVHPFGPSLSHPQWLLVAEICGLIMRCIQEPNRFTFMPVLTANQRFFERIMSLLRPTDYGTGYSPQFVCQSNIMHMLNTLMQTTLLCKKVIRLAFAEANILSIAQLICEELAGSEEVIQMACHDFLVVQINDANTREKSPFLNRLEALDMLNDEDDLSQSGDSRNSDDDSNGEEVEEEEEDEEETEEDVEAVAETANAGKEGGSVKLCRSSAQNSGSGRIFMLVLNQFKDVVSSLPLTRCGMGQLSVKGQKIFSTMQMMLYASPKCRQVAWECGLLEVLVELLNALYQDGIGGLTYAEFVRKYGEAKKGPYVNLLTELLRTMICWFVAKGEALQLQQDQINALCRVVLNFWSWSSGSELLKLSLFQTLGALSADSIFVCKSLAATFTGYPHSIIKLLIVTVTTETARVKATKNDLPTLALAVRVLMQCCCCQEGRSTISKLHLLDNISKLHPSVTRLQKPWPEVTRLWLEFWEHYSRYEDGCEVKHLTVLGALVRRSDHDLRHFALAIIRNLTFVNANRPALLASSDYMFMLQSALNRSASRGEQTMATVTVWKMIANNHKGRAAIKASPLIRHIAELVKFHSMTAEGNEQDDLWNALMTVYRILQA, encoded by the exons ATGGCTATCGTTATTAATCAGTTGATGCTGGACAAACTCG TTCACGAAATCAAGGAAATACGAATTCGCACGCTTCAAGATGTCGATAATAAGTTGAAGCGTGCGCTGTGGGATCATGTCGAGATAAAATTCAGCGCACCGGCTCTTTTCAAGAATCTAATTCGCTGGTTTGGCCATTACCCCATATACGAGGAAGTTGTGGTGCTAAAGTTGATGTCGCTGCTGTTGGCA AGCGAATATGCGACGGAGATCGTACAGTTCTTCACTGCCGAGCGGATCATAAAAGAGCTAAATAAAATACGTTATTTGCTCGGGACGGAATCCGAGCATCTAATGTTGGTGGAGTTTATTATCCAGCAAGTTGGTGTATTCAAGCCTGGTCCCGCAAAAAGCTTGGAGAGAGATGGTTTAGCTGATCTGGAAACTGAAATGGCCAACATGGATCTCGCTTCAGAAGGGCCAGCGTGCAGACTTCAGGCTATCCTAGATGAACTGGAGTCGCGCTGGACAGACAAAGAAACGCTCTACACAAACGACTGGGAAATCCCCACCAACGCGGTTGCAAGTCGGCTAGAAAGTTTCAACGATTCCCTGCTGATGGACGATCACGAAAAGTCTCTTCAATTAGGGCTCAGCTACGTGATACCGTATACCAAAAACTATCCGGCAGAGTTTTTCCTGCGCCCGCCATACATTTGCCTTTCACTTGTCCGATTGGTCCGACTGCGTCGAGTGAGCATTCGGGCAGGTTTCGAGATGTTGCTACATTTGCTTGAGGCGCTTCGGAAAAGAGTTCGCCAACGATGTACCGCTGCTATGTACATGCCTCCGGAAAGTACcgatgcaaaagaaaagtccCAGCTATCCATTTGTGCCTTCGTCTATGAACTGTTAATGCTGGGGACGGAGCttttgaaggaaaattcgTCCGATTTGGATCTGATGGCGTCGAATATGATTTTTCTTGTCTTTCATAATGCAATGAGCTTCTCGTTGCCGGACGCTTGTTCAATGATGGAAAATTTCCCCGCTACTCGGTTTGCGGAGGTACGCAACGAGCTTGGTTACCTGTTGAAGCACTTCCGCCAGGAATGGGAATCGAACTCCAAAAATTCCAACGCTCGCTTGCGGCACCGGATGGTTCTGCAAACAATGGTTGATTTGATTGATCACTGGAATAAGGTCCACGACAATAACAATAAGGGAGCCACAAACGTTGGCCCTGCGACTAGCGAAGCAGGAAAATACAACCCATCCGATTTTGCTACAATGAACTCGACCGGCCATCAGCGAGCATTAGAGGAGATGGACGACACATGGTTGCACGAAGTACATCTGGCGCTGCTCGACTATCCACTGCAGAAGGCGTGTCCTGATACATATCAGCACTTACTACTATTGACGGCTATTGCAAAAGGGGATATGCAAAGAATACGTATCCTTGGTGCAGTTCCCAGCCTGCTTGAGTCAGTAGTGGAATTGATACGTTCTGGACCGGCTGCTGCGTTGGAACTGAGTCACAACGAACTGGTTGCCCTCTCGCCGAACGCCATAAAGATGGCATTTTTGCACCGTTCGTTTGGATTGATCAGGATGATTATGAACGCACTTGGAAG ATGTGCTAGTTCCATAACTGAGGATTGTCCACTGTGGGATACCGTCGAAACCCTCACCATCAATTTGTTGGCAGAACGCGATGATGAAATTCGTTG CGAGGTCTACGATGTGTGCCTGGAGATGGTCAAAAAGTGCGCCGCGGCGCTAGATGAATGTACGATCCTGAAGCTTCCTAAGTTGGCAAAAAATCTGCCTCCAAAGCTGCGCGCCATTGGCATACCGCTGTCTTTGCAGATCCTGACGGAGATCATTTGCTTTGGATACACTAGTCCGAATAGTAAG ATTCGTCAATGTGCTGAAATGATATTGCTGATTCTTTGCAACGGGAAAATGTACCTGGGAGTAAAGTGGGCGGACTTACAGGAGATCCTGGTGCCCGTCATGCCGATCCTACAGATGGCCGTCGTCGGCTCCGAGGAGACGCAGATTCGGAAAACCGTCATAGGAATGCTACATCCCGACTTCGGTCTTCCCTGGCTGGTGATGCTGCAGGGCAACTTGCGTCTGCTGTTCCACGAGGACAGGACTCTCCGACAGGAAGCGATGAGCAGGGTGCTATTTCTGTTGACCACCGTTGAGCAGCCCGACAAACGGATGATTCCACGGCTCGAGCACATCAGCGACACAATTCCACACGATCTGTGTCTGGTGAAGTATCCGTATGATCCCCCGCGACCGAGGATGACCCACGAAAAGTCCCAAGATTCGGTGCCCACGTTGCTGGCCATATTGGAAAGTGAAGATAGTGAGCCGGGGCTACGGCGCAGCACACTGGTACAGCTGAACCGGATGGCGGCAGATCCGGAGATATGCGAGCTCATCCACAACTTGTCCGGCTGGGTGCCGGTGCTAAAGGCACTCTCGAATTCACTGCGCGAGGACCATTGCCATGACGCACCACAGTCGGCCATCCCTGCAGTGGGTATTCTCACGAAACTTTGCTTCACGGTCCTCACATTCCGACGCTTCCTTGGAAGTAACGAAAATGCGTACACACTGATTGTTCGCTCGCTGCTCTGCTATCACCACAATCCGGAGTTTCGCGCTGAGTGTGTTGCCCTGGTTTATCTGCTCCTATTCGCCGACTGTTCCATAGGGAGTGGTGTGATGGTGTCCTTACCAGCCCTATTCCGAAACCCCTCCTTCCGATTGCCTTTCCTTTGCCTCTTTCACTGGGAGTACAGTCCTTTTCGGCTGGTGAACCTAATCGAGATACTGACCCAGGGGCGAGCGGTCGGGGAACATGAGCTGCAGCTCGACTGGGGCAGCGGAAGCATTCTACGCGTTGACGAACGGACACTGTTGCAGCAGGTACGCTTGGACGGTGGGTATCCGCGACTGGGGGACGAGTTACCGAATCTCACAGCTGGCTCCACCTCGGTGTCCTGGTCGTCCACCTATCGGGAATACCTGATGCGTTACATCCGTTTCGCATTTGCCGATCTCTGGTTTGGAGGGTTGGATAAAGTTCTTAAGGCGATTAAGAATCATCGTAAGCAGAATGGCACGACCACCGCTGCCGACCTCGCACCGATCGAGTACAGCGGACGAGGGGTGGCCGGTACGCCGATCTTCGGGTTCAACCGAGATCTGCGTCTGACGAAACAAGATCTTCGCTGGCTGAAGATAGTAGACAATGCATCCACACTGCGAAAGGTCGTACGACGCATCACCACGGCGAAGACGCACAAAGATGTGTACGGTTATCTTGCCACGTTGGAGGCAAACATGTTCTTTCCAACGAACAGCACCGAGTGCCTCCCGGACGAGCAGATTACCATCGACACGCTACAACGTTACTTCCTTGCTCCGCCAACCACAAACGCCGACCAGCAGCTGCTAGTGGTGGTTCTCAGTACCGTCGGCAATATGATCGAGTATGGGGAGGACAAAATTCTCGGGTGGGTAATCGGTATGCTGTCGGCTGAGGGCGAGAACTTGTTCATCAAGCTGCTCCGTAGCGAAACAACCTGCATTGAGTTGTACGCGAAAACGGTCCGCTTTCTACGCGTCGTACTGCTCGCTCTGGTGCGAAACTACCTGATTTCCGATGACCGCCACCAGCAGCAAACCATAGACAAGGCAATGATGGAGTCGGTCTGGGACGTTCAGATGTTCCACGCCGTCGGTCAGCAGATGGACCACGAGCTGCAGGTTGGCAACTTTGGTCGCGTGTTCCTGCTCGTCGGGCTGCTCGAGGTGCTTTCGGGCCACGTCGCTAGAAAGTGCTTGGATGTGGCCCAAATCGTCCCGAAGATGCTGCAGTATATTCGCGAAACTCGTTCGACCAGTTACACCGGCTCGACGATCGTGCTATCGAGTTTGGTTGCGATCCGGGAGCTAATCGGCAGTACAACGGTCATCCTAAAACCGGCACACTTTCGACTGCTCTCGACACTGTGTGGCCATAGCTGTCCACTGATACGCACCTGCGCCTGGAACGTGCTGGCGCGGCTGGCCACCAAGGAGGCCAATGCCAAGATGATCGTACAGGACTGTGACTACCTTCCCGGGGGAATCCACGCCTGCTGCGTCAGTACGCTGCTCGATGAACGGGAAGCATGTTTGGTACGCGAGTCGGCCGCCTGCTTACTGACCAACTTGTTTTCCCACCTCGTCGACAGGGATGGCGTCGTGTGGGAGGTAGTTCTGCCGCAAGACTGTGCATTTGCCGATCAACCACGAGATCCCAAGGACCCGCTGGCGCTGGTGAAGGTTCTGCTTGCGAAACAAGATTTTTTCCGACAGTCAGTTCGTTCGCTGCAGCATTACGTGCCGAAGCATTATTTGACCGACAGTGGTCGGTGTGCCATACCGGTGCAAGGGCCAATTGTTTCGGCCGAGCTGGTGCAAGCCTACGCCATAATCTACCGCTCGCTGCTTGAAATGAGCCCCACCGTATTCGGGCCGTTGATCTTCGAGAAAGGTTGCCTCCAGGGTCTGCTGAACTGCATCGCCGTGCACCCGTTCGGCCCGTCGCTCAGTCACCCGCAGTGGCTGCTGGTGGCGGAAATCTGTGGGCTGATCATGCGATGCATCCAGGAACCGAACCGCTTTACGTTCATGCCGGTACTGACTGCAAATCAACGCTTCTTCGAGCGCATCATGTCATTGCTGCGTCCCACCGATTATGGTACCGGCTACTCTCCACAGTTCGTCTGCCAGTCAAATATCATGCACATGCTGAATACCCTGATGCAGACTACGCTGCTATGTAAGAAGGTTATAAGATTGGCCTTCGCGGAAGCAAACATACTGTCGATTGCCCAGTTGATCTGCGAAGAGCTTGCCGGTTCAGAGGAAG TGATACAAATGGCTTGTCACGATTTTCTGGTTGTTCAGATAAACGACGCGAATACGCGTGAAAAATCCCCGTTTCTGAACCGCCTGGAGGCGCTCGATATGCTGAACGATGAGGACGATCTATCACAGTCGGGTGATTCGAGAAACTCGGATGACGATTCCAACGGcgaggaggtggaggaagaggaggaggatgaagaGGAGACGGAGGAGGATGTTGAAGCAGTTGCGGAAACCGCCAATGCAGGGAAAGAAGGCGGATCGGTAAAGCTTTGTCGCTCCAGTGCGCAAAACAGTGGATCTGGTCGCATCTTTATGCTGGTGCTGAACCAGTTCAAAGACGTCGTCTCCAGCCTACCGTTGACTCGCTGCGGCATGGGGCAGCTCAGTGTGAAGGgacaaaaaatattcagcACCATGCAGATGATGCTGTATGCGTCGCCGAAGTGCCGTCAGGTGGCCTGGGAATGTGGGCTGCTGGAAGTACTGGTGGAATTGTTGAACGCGCTCTACCAGGACGGTATTGGTGGATTAACTTACGCTGAATTTGTACGCAAGTACGGAGAGGCCAAGAAGGGACCGTATGTGAACCTGCTGACTGAATTGCTGAGGACGATGATTTGTTGGTTCGTTGCTAAGGGCGAGGCACTGCAACTGCAACAGGATCAGATAAACGCACTTTGTCGGGTCGTGCTGAACTTTTGGTCCTGGAGTAGTGGCAGCGAACTATTAAAGCTTTCGCTCTTCCAAACGCTAGGCGCACTCTCGGCCGATTCCATTTTCGTCTGTAAATCATTAGCAGCAACATTCACCGGGTATCCACACAGCATTATCAAGCTGCTGATCGTGACGGTCACTACTGAGACAGCTCGCGTGAAGGCAACGAAAAACGATCTCCCAACGCTGGCCCTGGCTGTGCGTGTGCTAATGCagtgttgctgctgccagGAGGGCCGTAGTACGATCAGCAAATTGCACCTGCTGGACAATATCAGCAAACTGCATCCGAGCGTGACGCGCCTACAAAAACCGTGGCCCGAAGTGACGCGCTTGTGGCTGGAGTTCTGGGAGCACTACAGTCGGTATGAGGATGGCTGCGAGGTGAA ACATCTCACCGTTCTTGGAGCACTGGTGCGCCGATCCGATCATGATCTTCGCCACTTCGCCCTGGCCATCATCCGTAATCTCACGTTCGTGAACGCTAACCGACCTGCTTTGCTTGCCTCGTCCGATTACATGTTTATGCTCCAGAGTGCCCTGAATCGTTCCGCTAGCCGTGGCGAACAGACGATGGCCACGGTGACGGTGTGGAAGATGATCGCGAACAATCACAAAGGCCGGGCAGCCATCAAGGCTAGCCCGCTGATACGCCACATTGCCGAGCTGGTGAAGTTCCACTCGATGACGGCCGAGGGAAACGAGCAGGACGACCTCTGGAACGCCCTGATGACGGTGTATCGCATTTTGCAGGCTTAG
- the LOC131287419 gene encoding transferrin-like yields MLKVCSSSTVLLLVLALGSIASGQQQERVCATARYTAECEQLQRGVSDVICVQVQDSVECAQRIRNGTADFGVFSAESVLLTASLGWDGLTVVKELRNAERVREPVDFQAAVVVRSNHTGGINGLRGLRYCHPGFFYSRTQRWTEGVLKHFERLVTPTQCEDFHTVTEIEAAGLSRFFGESCRPGLWSQIPKEDADLKEKYSNLCTLCPNSTTCSYDGYSTPHQSALQCLEHSADVVYASTQDIQRFFNDRSSIANDFAFLCPNGTIQPVTGTPCSWLRQPWPTVMASTTKAIQISTRIDQWVRSTQTAPSLWEEAIVRILTRDDQEKIVAVGDIQLPADYIRPFRPIPVVSDLCQTTVRWCTTSLEEKQKCDVLSRAALTTGVLPYVECNNPTTNRMTCLDNIANNRADFVGIDSNYGFLARQKDLTAAMYQETEKEKYSSVVVLVHEGKGVDRFERLRDSKACFPEFGGIASVAFVNVGRSRGIFDRNECDYSRLMSDFFSESCAPGSRDKLHDPTGENSANLCALCRYGDTPTPRQASNDEDDTDAYTEQPSDDLEQPPVEGIDEALRPKLIEVNADPALLCAASESNRYYGTRGALRCLQEAGDVAIVEAQNLAGHAQFLAMNESSYRVLCRNGSLASYTGFTVDEECYLTTIVDGEIVVRRQWEKSDNIVHMLSSLDVYLQNDPDFRMYNIFGGMRNLLFEDSALGLVSPQHAELGASVRNYIRLFENIEDCQNSAPSTTLAPGGTGGRAAIITVNLFLTILLAGIIAWRL; encoded by the exons ATGCTTAAGGTGTGCAGTAGTAGTACAGTATTACTGCTCGTGCTGGCCCTCGGGAGCATTGCTAGCGGGCAGCAGCAAG AGCGGGTGTGTGCCACCGCACGTTACACGGCCGAATGCGAGCAGCTTCAGCGCGGCGTGTCGGATGTGATCTGCGTCCAGGTGCAGGACTCGGTCGAGTGTGCTCAGCGTATCCGCAACGGAACGGCCGACTTTGGGGTGTTTAGCGCCGAAAGCGTACTGCTCACGGCCAGCCTCGGCTGGGATGGTCTGACGGTCGTCAAGGAGTTGCGCAACGCCGAGCGGGTCCGGGAGCCGGTCGACTTCCAGGCGGCCGTCGTAGTGCGCAGTAACCACACCGGTGGCATCAACGGATTGCGCGGCCTGCGCTACTGTCATCCCGGGTTCTTCTACAGCCGCACGCAGCGCTGGACCGAAGGAGTTTTGAAGCACTTCGAGCGCCTGGTCACACCGACCCAGTGCGAAGACTTCCACACCGTCACCGAGATCGAGGCGGCCGGTCTGTCGCGCTTTTTCGGAGAATCCTGCCGTCCCGGCCTGTGGTCCCAGATACCTAAGGAAGATGCCGATTTAA AGGAAAAGTACTCGAATCTCTGCACGTTATGTCCGAACTCCACCACCTGCTCGTACGATGGCTACTCCACACCGCATCAGTCGGCCCTGCAGTGTCTCGAGCATAGCGCAGACGTTGTCTACGCCTCGACACAGGACATCCAACGGTTCTTCAACGATCGCAGCTCAATCGCAAACGACTTTGCGTTCCTCTGCCCGAACGGCACCATCCAGCCGGTCACCGGCACACCGTGCAGTTGGCTCCGACAGCCCTGGCCTACCGTTATGGCATCCACGACCAAGGCGATACAAATTTCGACGCGCATCGATCAGTGGGTGCGCAGCACGCAAACCGCTCCGTCGCTGTGGGAGGAGGCCATCGTGCGAATCCTAACACGGGACGACCAGGAAAAGATCGTCGCCGTTGGCGATATTCAACTGCCGGCCGACTACATCCGTCCGTTCCGTCCGATACCGGTCGTTTCCGATCTGTGCCAGACGACGGTCCGCTGGTGCACGACGTCGCTCGAGGAGAAGCAAAAGTGTGACGTTCTATCGCGGGCCGCACTGACTACCGGCGTGCTGCCGTACGTGGAATGCAACAATCCCACCACCAACCGGATGACCTGCCTGGACAATATCGCCAACAACCGGGCCGACTTTGTGGGTATCGACTCGAACTACGGTTTCCTGGCGCGCCAGAAGGACCTGACGGCCGCGATGTACCAGGAGACGGAGAAGGAGAAGTACTCCTCGGTGGTGGTGCTCGTCCACGAAGGGAAGGGTGTCGACCGGTTCGAGCGACTGCGCGATTCGAAGGCATGCTTCCCGGAGTTCGGTGGAATTG CTTCGGTCGCGTTCGTTAATGTGGGACGATCGCGTGGAATTTTCGATCGCAACGAGTGCGACTACAGCCGTCTGATGAGTGACTTCTTCTCTGAATCATGCGCTCCGGGTTCGCGTGACAAGCTGCACGATCCGACCGGAGAGAACTCCGCAAACCTGTGTGCCCTCTGCCGGTACGGAGATACGCCGACACCGCGCCAGGCTAGCAACGACGAAGACGATACCGACGCCTACACCGAGCAACCGAGCGACGATCTCGAACAGCCGCCGGTCGAGGGTATCGATGAAGCGCTGCGTCCCAAGCTGATCGAGGTGAATGCCGACCCGGCCCTGCTTTGTGCGGCCAGTGAATCAAACCGGTACTACGGTACACGCGGGGCCCTGCGCTGCCTCCAGGAGGCCGGAGATGTGGCGATCGTCGAAGCACAAAACCTTGCCGGCCATGCCCAGTTCTTGGCGATGAACGAAAGCAGCTATCGGGTGCTCTGCCGCAACGGTTCGCTGGCCAGCTACACCGGTTTCACCGTGGACGAGGAGTGCTACCTGACGACGATCGTCGACGGCGAGATCGTGGTCCGCCGGCAGTGGGAAAAGTCGGACAACATTGTCCACATGCTTAGCTCGCTCGATGTGTACCTGCAGAATGATCCCGACTTCCGTATGTACAACATTTTCGGTGGCATGCGCAATCTGCTGTTCGAGGATTCCGCCCTTGGTCTCGTTTCGCCCCAGCACGCCGAGCTCGGTGCGTCCGTTCGGAACTACATTCGGCTGTTCGAGAACATCGAGGACTGCCAGAATTCGGCCCCATCGACAACGCTGGCGCCCGGTGGCACCGGTGGACGCGCAGCCATTATTACCGTGAACTTGTTCCTCACGATTCTTCTCGCGGGCATTATCGCCTGGAGATTGTAA